Part of the Vigna angularis cultivar LongXiaoDou No.4 chromosome 1, ASM1680809v1, whole genome shotgun sequence genome, AGAATCTATCAGTAAGGATGCAGAATAGAACATTAAGTAATTCCACATAACAGCAGATCATACCAAATAATTACTTAGCTCTCttgattttaaaacatatatgaaTGCTACTTCCATCAAACCATCCCAAAGTTTACTTATCATCAGTGAGGAAAGAAAACCCAACGTAAACCATCGTTAATTAGTGTGAGTGAATTTTACTTGACATGAAACTTGACGGTAGGTATCAGCTGCAGATTTCAATTTCGTTCACTAGCACACATGTTCCTCGATATGACTACCAAGCTTTAAATTACCACACAACACATCCACTTAGAAAATGGAAAACCATTTGTCATAAGAGTAAACAATAAGCATGTGACCTTCTGAAGGGATGATTTCCAGTCTCTTTTGGTGACAACACTGGAGTCACTGAATTCAGATTGCACCAGTTCCTCATGAAAATAGTGCTCTATAACTTCAGGTTGGGGTGTTTCTGGAGAAAGATGATCGTGCCTAAAGCACTGAATACTCAATCTCTGCAAGGAAAGCCCCGAAAAATTAAAACAGCGAAGCAGAACTAGCTCAGACAATTGGTTCGactatatatgtgtgtgtgtgcatgcaCAGAAAGAAAACTCATGAGCCCCCACAAAACAACGAATTACAGAGGACTCAGATTCCCAGGTGCATAGGGACAAAGGTAAGAACATTTCCAtacccttctttttttttcttttcgcagctctaaaaaaatgtaataaataattcCAACAgcaaataacagaaacataaataaaaagagaaaataaaaaacacaagttTCAAGAGGTATCACATAATGCTTACATTTCTTGGAGACTTGGCATGGGATTCCAAGATCCGAGGAAAAGGACGTAGTGCGACGGGTCGGGGAAAACCCTTGATCGGAAGAAAGGAGCGGCTAAAGGCAGAATAAGAAGAGGTACTCAACATTTATAAACCCTAAGGGCTAATAACCCAAACACCACCCTGCTAATTAGTCCCTTACATCAACAAAAAGGGTTTAATATTTGGGGATTGGTTGTTATGGTTAGGATAAGAAGGTAGCTAGGAGAATGTGATTTGAAACTTTTCTTCCCACTTTTAGTTTGTTCCATCCAAGAAGAACAAAAGACAGCGACCAAGGTCAAGCTTGTTTCCTATCCAGACTCATTGAAATGGTATATCCCGTTCTGCTCGTGGTGTTCAATTCTGACCCTAAATTTATAAGGGTTTTTGAAAAAAGGAAGAAACTTTCTCACCAGATTTGATGTAGCATCTAGCAACTATAGCCAATCGGAAATTGGGAATATTAATGCTCACAGATAGATACTATTGAATCTTAATGTGTTGGGTAAATGGTGTTCCCAtacaaatacaaagaaaatcaTGTCTCTGGGTTGGTGGCTGGGTATTTAGTATATACCAAccaaactaataataaaaaatcattatcccattagaaaaaaatgataaagatcatataaataatatggAGGGTAATCCAACTCATTAGAGAGAGGGAATTTGAGTAAaactaaatatgaaaaatttaagaaGAAATTAAACATCAATATCTTTACATAAGgtcaatttaattatataactaatgaataaaataaatgtgttagatattatttttagaccactcatttaaaaaatcaatatacttaatttaaaaagtatctTGTCTCACACTAAAATTGTCCTGATTATTTTCCCCACAATAATACCCTgtttaaagaatttattttttccaaaaccATTATAATAGTTTAAATAATTGCTTTCCATCCATTCTTTTACTTTGTATATGTCTGCTGTTCACATGCAAACAAATTCACTTTCTATGCTTTTCTTCCATTCAAATCAAATCATAGTAAATTGACAAGTCTAAACACTTATAATATGCGCCTCTTCCCTCCACATAAACATTATATATCTTCAaagaaataaattgtattttctGTACTCCCTCAAAAAAAGCTTGAAACATTACATGGTGATatgtttgaaatgaaatatttgttaaatatacatcaaattgatttatttaattgtttcattgaatttttttaaaatatcaaggATTTGGAAAGTTCAATTACTTGCATTTaaatttcatctttcttttaaatattttattttgagaaatcaatttaaattattttatcaatttttttatttgaataactACTAGATTTATACTGCATGCAtgtttttttaatgtctttAAAAACTGAATTGTTAacattatacttttataaaaaaaaaaaaaaattttaaatatttaaaacttaaagatatttattaatatttactaattcaaaaatataattgtgtAATTACCAAAgcaataacataaaaaattcaattttttaaaaatttaaaatttcattaaaaattctAACTGAGTCGAAACAAAGTTCTAGTTGAGTGACCTCGAGATAAAGGTAGAGACAAGACGACTTGGACCGAAAGTCGAGACAAGATGACTTGTGCCAAAAGTCAAGCCAAGATGACCCAAGTCAATGGTCTAGCCGAGTTAGCCGAGCCCATGGTTGATGGAACCCATTCAAATCGATGGTCGAGTAGAGCTAGCCTAAGCAATGGTCGAGCGAAGCCGGTCTAAGCTGAAGGTTAAGCATAGTCAACTCGGTCAAGGTCAAGTTGAGTTGGCTTGAGCAAAATATCGACCTGGTGGCCCAAGCCATAGGTCGAGCCAAGTCAGTTTAGGACAAAAATCAAGTAGAGTCAGTCCGGGTTGAATGACAACCAGAGTTGGGTCATGTCGAAAGTCAAGCCAAATTAGTCAAGGTCAAAGGTCTAATCGAGTTGGTTCAGACCAAAGGTATAGTCAAATTGGCTtgtttcaaaattcaagacGAGTTAACCCATGCTAAAGATCGAACTGAGTCAGTCTATACTGAAGATTGAAATCAATAAATCCTAGTTGAAGGTCAAGTCCAGTTATCCTAGAGTAAAGATCGAGCCTAATCGACCCAAGTGTAATTTTTTAGAATCGATCCAAACTAAAAATCGAGACGAGTCGAAGGTCAAGCTAGCTCAATTCAGATAAAGTTGAGTGTAtcttaaaatagaaattaaattactttatcccaacaaaaaaattgaaatatgagatattttaattacttcattcaaacaaaacaaattatttaaaaaatgaagagaattcaaTAGTAAATCATTCAAATTTGGTAGAATTGTTGAAATCCCTCGTCCAAACATAAGGTAAGGGGAATTCTTTTTTGGCTTGCATAGATTACATTGTAACTGTGTGCACAAAGACTATAAAAATACAGGAACAACCAATAATATCAACTGATATATAACTCAGAAATGGGTAAGAACGTGGAATTTTATTGATGTAAAGGTATCAAGCTGCATAACATATTGCAGAGAAAAGAAACATATGTAAGACGGATGAGAGAGGATTTTCACGGCAGAGGAACCGGAGAATGAGGAGAGAATAATCAAGAAATATGGTGAAGGATAACAGAGAGAGAAAGTCAGAAAGGCAGAGGTTTCACATACCAGAGACGCACCCACTACGTCACATAATCTTTGAATTTAATGTTGCTTTTCCTCTTCCTCACTTTTCCTCTGGTCTCCCATTATAGGATATTCCTCCACGTGTTCCTGGGATGTGACTAACTCTGCCTGCTTTTCCCACTCAGCACTCGGTTTGTTACACGTTACATACATCCCCTGTCAAAACAGTCACAACTTATGCTACACATGGTAATTCATTCCTACCTTAATCAGAGAAATCGAAGGAATGTTTAGTCCTACAACTGGGGCCCGACAATTTTTCCGGAGAAAAGAGTAGAGGTCGATAGCAAACTTCTTTATAAATGATGAGTTCCAGTTGGCCTTCACGTTAGAATGCCCAATTACATACGCTGCTCCAGTGCACTTGGCTTCTACCAGTTCCATGAGTTCTTCCTTGACCCGTGGGTcattatatattacattttgCAACTCAAATCGAATTCGTGGTCTAGTGATGTGTTCAGGCGATTCCCGCTCATACATGGCCTGAAGCCTCTTCAATATTGGAGATTTACTGCTAGTAACGGTCAAAGCTCCCGGAAGATTAATATTGTTGCCTTCCTGAAAAGAAGAAGATTCCGACATCAGCAATCGTGTCCCAAACTTCCCTGATGTTCTCACCACCGCCATCCGTCCATCCGCTGAACCTTCTGCCTTTCCAGAGCAACCTTCTGCTTCCAATTGAATGAATTCAGCTATGCTCATCACCAGttcattttcaaaatcattttcagAATAATTTTCGTGATTGCACACATCTTTATAACCATTTCGGACAATACATCGATACAACCGGTAAGATTTGGGACCAATTCGACCAATGAGGTAACGTTCCTCACGTCGCACACGAGCCACAGGTACAGTCTtaacacaaacaaaaacaaccaCTTGGTAGAAAGCTGGCAGATTTGTCAAGAAATGAGTAAAACTAGCAGGGATTCCAGTAGCCAATCCAGTGTAGATAAGGCCCATTCCAGGAACTCTAACAatcccaagactaggacctaaTGCTAGGATGGTCCTCGTTGAAACTTTGTTATGCGTgtcaaataaatactttttccTGGAACCATAATGCCACGCATACATTACAACCATGAAGACTGCAGAAAGCACGAGTGGAATCCAGCCACCTTTAAGGATTTTCAGGCTATATGATGACAGGAAGAGAATCTCTATCGAACCAAAGGATAAAGCAAACGCCAGAGCAATTATAAGACTTTGATTCCATACAAGGATGATGGCTAGTGATGTCAAACATGTGGTCACAAACACAAGAATCAGATGTGCAATTCCTGTAAACAAAAGGATGATGTTACTAACAACCACGATCTGAAAAAAATAGTGAATATAAAATAACCCAGAACATCACTGTATTTTCACAAATAATCGTTGAACCCTCTATAACACAATCATgcaaaataagtttaattttgtttcactGTTAGCGAAACTTCTACCCTAGCATTCAATATTGTGCTGCAAGATCATAAAAAAGGCTTAAAGTTCTTGGGAAGCTAATATCGTAATCAACTCTTCTAATAATGTTGGACTACGCGATTGATGAACAATTTAGAGATTTCTAATGCAGACAGTGGatcaaaattatgttaattttcacTTCCAGTAAGGGTTACTATTTTTGAAATAGATGGCATTATAAATTGAGCATGTAAAGCTTTACAGTGCTAATGAATCATAACTCAATCATATTTccatatcaaataatattaaaataaataccctattagataaaaacaaatgttACACAATTTATGATGGGAACTGAGGGTTAGGGGCGGTTATATAACAGTCAATAGCAGAAAGTAACATTTCAAATTGtgtaatataaaaacaattaacaaaaGCAGGTGTACATTAGAATACCTTGAATAGTAACTTTGATGATGACGGCTTAGGACAGAAAATTAGAATACATAATACTAAATTTGTGTGTAAGAGGGGAATTAGGGGGGAAGATTTGTTCTGATTTCTAGTAATTTATACAGAGAATTCATCTCTGTAGTAATCTATGATTTTGGACCAACAAACTTCATTGTATTTTGTGATCCAACATCACTATTCTCCAATCAACCATCTGGTGCTCTGTCAACTTACCATAAGCATGTCCTATTCTGTTTATGTCTCCTAAACCAACTGTCACAGCCAAGCTTATTATCATAAGAATCCAGTTAATCTCCGGTATATATGTCTGACCAGGGATCCACCTTCTGGAATGCACAGCCTTAACTCGAGGGAAACATTCAAATGCATGGCATTGTTGGACTGTTGAGAATGCTGAAGCAATGACAGCCTGACTTGAAACTACTGCCGCCAAAGCAGACACCACAAATACTGGCCAAAATAGAACATCtacaaaaatgacaaaaacatTCTGAAATA contains:
- the LOC108346387 gene encoding potassium transporter 3 isoform X1, coding for MSSDASRERGASTVVERKFQCRTLLFLAYQSFGFLFGDLSLSPLYVYQSIFSGRLKPVQNEDAIFGAFSLIFWTLSIVSLLKYSVILLSVDDNGEGGIVALYSQLCRNAKFCLLPNHQASDEELSTYLKLGSSNRIPPSPLKRFIEKHKSTKKALLIFVLLGACMVICVGALMPAISVLSSIKGLEIEAKITNKSVLSRISCVLVIGLFVMQHRGSYKVAFVFPPIIILWLLTIFMIGIYNVIKWNPRVYGALSPHYIYKFFRLTGKGGWVNLGGVFLCVTGTEAMFGDLGYYRQIPLRVAFYCVIYPCLVLQYMGQAAFLSKNLSAVHISFYASIPDVLFWPVFVVSALAAVVSSQAVIASAFSTVQQCHAFECFPRVKAVHSRRWIPGQTYIPEINWILMIISLAVTVGLGDINRIGHAYGIAHLILVFVTTCLTSLAIILVWNQSLIIALAFALSFGSIEILFLSSYSLKILKGGWIPLVLSAVFMVVMYAWHYGSRKKYLFDTHNKVSTRTILALGPSLGIVRVPGMGLIYTGLATGIPASFTHFLTNLPAFYQVVVFVCVKTVPVARVRREERYLIGRIGPKSYRLYRCIVRNGYKDVCNHENYSENDFENELVMSIAEFIQLEAEGCSGKAEGSADGRMAVVRTSGKFGTRLLMSESSSFQEGNNINLPGALTVTSSKSPILKRLQAMYERESPEHITRPRIRFELQNVIYNDPRVKEELMELVEAKCTGAAYVIGHSNVKANWNSSFIKKFAIDLYSFLRKNCRAPVVGLNIPSISLIKVGMNYHV
- the LOC108346387 gene encoding potassium transporter 3 isoform X2, producing MVICVGALMPAISVLSSIKGLEIEAKITNKSVLSRISCVLVIGLFVMQHRGSYKVAFVFPPIIILWLLTIFMIGIYNVIKWNPRVYGALSPHYIYKFFRLTGKGGWVNLGGVFLCVTGTEAMFGDLGYYRQIPLRVAFYCVIYPCLVLQYMGQAAFLSKNLSAVHISFYASIPDVLFWPVFVVSALAAVVSSQAVIASAFSTVQQCHAFECFPRVKAVHSRRWIPGQTYIPEINWILMIISLAVTVGLGDINRIGHAYGIAHLILVFVTTCLTSLAIILVWNQSLIIALAFALSFGSIEILFLSSYSLKILKGGWIPLVLSAVFMVVMYAWHYGSRKKYLFDTHNKVSTRTILALGPSLGIVRVPGMGLIYTGLATGIPASFTHFLTNLPAFYQVVVFVCVKTVPVARVRREERYLIGRIGPKSYRLYRCIVRNGYKDVCNHENYSENDFENELVMSIAEFIQLEAEGCSGKAEGSADGRMAVVRTSGKFGTRLLMSESSSFQEGNNINLPGALTVTSSKSPILKRLQAMYERESPEHITRPRIRFELQNVIYNDPRVKEELMELVEAKCTGAAYVIGHSNVKANWNSSFIKKFAIDLYSFLRKNCRAPVVGLNIPSISLIKVGMNYHV